Genomic DNA from Podospora pseudoanserina strain CBS 124.78 chromosome 4, whole genome shotgun sequence:
TCGCAGATCGCCAAGCGGTGGTACCTCAGAGGGACCTGGACCGTTGCACCAGAATGGCGGGGAAGCGGGGTACAGGGCTGGTACCGCCAAGTCGATCTCTGGGTGTCCAAGGCCTACGCCGCACCGATCATGATCTCAGCGATCGACTGGACGGAAGAGACGGGAACTTAAGCTCACTCCAGATCTCTGGCAATTATGACAACCTGTGTAGAAGAGGCTCATTCATGAGAACCCAGGTGGCTGGGACGGATGACCCCGTCACTTTCCATCAAACatcccatcaaacaccacctcgAGGTTCCCAGCTTCTTGGGGCGTCACACggtccacctcttccccgcATTTTAGTTGCATTAGCAGTGATCCAGTGACACCACCTCGAAGACACTGGGAGCACATGTCCCACCATGGGACTTTTTGACAATGTCAAAGAAATGGCGAGCATAACGGCGACGGGAGGGATGTCTCGAGTACCACTCTCCTACTACCCAGAAAGCCTAGAAAAAAGAGTGCAACGTCAAGGGCTCATAAGCATGCAATGCGACAAGACGGTGAACTGGTACTGGTACTCTCTTTTGAACGGGAAGCCCCCCTGATTTGGAAACGATAACAGCACGATTAACTCGATAGGTAACTAAAACAATGCCAAACCTACTCATTCGGACGTCCATTTATTCCATTCCATAGCTTTTCATCCTACACTCCCGTCCCCCTTGTCAACCATCCCACTCAAGCAGCTCGGTCAGCCGCGGCCGCAGCCGAATtcccgctcttcttcttgcctcCAAACATGAAATATACGGCCCCGAGACCTAGCACGCCTGCTCCCAGATAACTGtcacaccatcatcagtaTCAAGACCCTGAGGGCTCATCCTGGTCAAAACCGTACACGAAGTTCTTGTTGGGGTTCGTTCCATCCTTGTTGTACACCTTTGCTGTTCCTTTTTCACCCACATGGGGTCCCTGAGGCGGCAGATTGGAGTAGCATCTTTGTGTGAGCCTTCCCTGGGTCTGCTGCAGGACGGGACGAAGGAGGTTGCGCGTTCCGAAGCGGTTCATCTTGATGATATCGtgtttttatttcttttcgTCTTGTGAAGAGTGTCGACTATGATGCCGGCAATGTACCAAATCGACTTGAATATCCTCTGACAACGTTAAAGGGTCGGATGATGTGGAAGACGCAACTCGAGGACGGATCCCTGAAGGAAAGGTTCGGTTGGTGGTAGTAGCGAAGTGATGACATCATGTTGACGAATGGATATGtgccccaccatcaaccgtTTCGATGAATGCTTTGTTTGCTCCCGCCGCGGCAGTCGGCTTTCAATTCCAGGAGGCTTCCAGCCTTTAATCGGGCTGCTTG
This window encodes:
- a CDS encoding hypothetical protein (EggNog:ENOG503PQMH), with amino-acid sequence MNRFGTRNLLRPVLQQTQGRLTQRCYSNLPPQGPHVGEKGTAKVYNKDGTNPNKNFVYLGAGVLGLGAVYFMFGGKKKSGNSAAAAADRAA